Proteins encoded by one window of Salmonirosea aquatica:
- a CDS encoding TonB-dependent receptor domain-containing protein, protein MKNKKTPRTMDAANFPSFTQLCWIAIIAGSMCLFSGAMYAQSLARATVSGQLFDASGQPLGFATVLLLRPDSTMAKGAVTDTTGQYFFEGVQPGTYTVAGTMIGYTRVVSAPFTIKEGQLTARVFPLVSREASQTLGEVKIAAQKPFIEQLPDKTVINVENSIVASGSNALEVLERAPGVLVDNQNERIVLKGREGTLVMIDDKPTYLSAQEVINLLRNTPSNSIEAIELITNPSARYDAAGNAGIINIRLKRGARTDGTNGSLTISSGYGRYPKSSPGFSLNHRSGKLSLFTNYNYDYRKSFGNVDARRYFGEGDSLTRVRNLGDRPNTSQSHTFKVGGDYALGKHTTVGLMVNGMLSGNTARIDNRNLVYNAQDQLTQTVTMINASTRDMQRLSANANLKHTFDTLGREIVADFDIAQVGIQIEDNMDTRYFGPGNEEIRPALLQRNIPLSTVTIRAAKADYVHPLGKGTKLEAGAKVSYVSSDNDLQFETRAESGSYVPDPQRSNHFLYDETIAAAYLNASRERGKWDLQAGLRAEQTYSVGNSLTLQKVVDRRYLNLFPSAFVTYNASKSHQWRASYSRRIDRPGYQSLNPFIYVMDAYTYREGNPFLRPQYTNAFQVGYSYKGETSISLSYNHTTDAMIGVNDQIGEQVRVTTVNVATFHNVNLNLSLPWQPVKWWTLRPSVDVFWNAYDAQYAGLPLNYRQFSANANLNQSFLLPHGFSAEISAFYNSPSVYGQMFFRSQGQVSVGLQKNLMKKTASLRLNVSDLFYTMRNAGTTNYGNTNLSFVSRFESRVARLTFTYNFGNRNLKAARQRRTGVEDEQGRI, encoded by the coding sequence ATGAAAAATAAAAAAACTCCTCGTACTATGGACGCCGCCAATTTTCCATCGTTCACCCAACTATGCTGGATTGCCATCATAGCGGGAAGCATGTGTTTATTTTCGGGGGCCATGTACGCCCAGTCGCTCGCCCGCGCCACCGTGTCGGGCCAACTTTTCGACGCCAGCGGCCAGCCGCTCGGCTTTGCCACCGTACTGCTGCTGCGGCCTGACTCGACAATGGCCAAAGGGGCCGTCACCGATACCACCGGACAGTACTTTTTTGAGGGAGTTCAGCCCGGTACTTATACCGTGGCGGGTACGATGATCGGGTACACCCGCGTTGTTTCGGCACCTTTCACAATTAAGGAAGGCCAGCTCACGGCCCGGGTATTTCCATTGGTTTCCCGTGAAGCAAGCCAGACTTTGGGAGAAGTGAAGATTGCCGCCCAGAAGCCTTTCATTGAGCAACTACCCGACAAGACGGTCATCAATGTAGAGAATAGTATTGTAGCCAGCGGCAGCAATGCGCTGGAAGTGCTGGAGCGTGCGCCCGGCGTGCTTGTGGACAATCAGAATGAGCGCATCGTGCTGAAAGGCCGCGAAGGTACCCTAGTGATGATCGACGATAAGCCGACCTACCTTTCGGCGCAGGAAGTCATTAATTTATTGCGAAACACCCCCTCGAACAGCATCGAGGCCATCGAACTCATTACCAACCCTTCGGCTCGCTACGACGCGGCGGGCAACGCGGGCATCATTAATATCCGGCTCAAACGCGGAGCCCGCACTGATGGTACCAACGGCAGCCTGACCATCAGCAGTGGTTACGGAAGGTACCCTAAGTCCTCCCCCGGCTTTTCGCTCAACCACCGATCGGGTAAACTAAGTCTGTTTACCAACTACAACTACGACTACCGCAAAAGCTTCGGAAACGTGGACGCCCGGCGATATTTTGGTGAGGGCGACTCCCTGACGCGGGTACGCAACCTCGGTGATCGGCCCAATACCAGCCAGAGCCATACATTTAAGGTCGGAGGTGATTATGCTTTGGGTAAACACACCACCGTAGGACTGATGGTCAATGGTATGTTGAGTGGTAACACTGCCCGGATCGACAACCGCAACCTGGTGTATAATGCTCAGGACCAGCTCACACAGACGGTCACCATGATCAATGCTTCCACGCGCGATATGCAGCGCCTGTCGGCCAACGCCAACCTGAAGCATACTTTCGATACGCTGGGCCGGGAAATCGTGGCGGATTTCGATATAGCTCAAGTAGGTATTCAGATTGAAGATAATATGGATACGAGGTACTTCGGGCCGGGGAATGAAGAAATCCGACCCGCCCTGCTACAACGCAACATTCCACTCTCGACCGTCACGATCCGCGCCGCCAAGGCCGACTATGTTCATCCGCTGGGCAAAGGGACCAAGCTGGAAGCCGGAGCCAAGGTGTCGTACGTCAGTTCGGACAACGACCTGCAATTCGAGACCCGAGCCGAATCCGGTAGTTATGTACCCGATCCTCAGCGTAGCAACCACTTTCTGTACGACGAAACCATCGCGGCGGCCTACCTCAACGCCAGCCGCGAGCGGGGCAAATGGGATCTGCAGGCCGGACTGCGGGCTGAGCAAACCTACTCGGTGGGCAATTCGCTGACTTTGCAAAAAGTGGTAGATCGTCGCTATCTCAATCTATTTCCGAGCGCGTTTGTGACCTACAACGCCAGCAAGTCACACCAGTGGCGGGCGTCGTACAGCCGCCGGATCGACCGCCCCGGCTACCAGTCGCTCAACCCGTTTATTTACGTGATGGATGCCTATACCTACCGCGAAGGGAATCCGTTTTTACGCCCCCAGTACACCAATGCCTTTCAGGTTGGGTACAGCTATAAGGGCGAAACCAGCATCAGCCTGAGCTACAACCACACTACCGACGCCATGATCGGCGTCAATGATCAAATCGGCGAGCAGGTCCGGGTGACGACGGTCAACGTGGCTACTTTCCATAATGTCAATCTGAACCTCAGCCTACCCTGGCAGCCCGTCAAGTGGTGGACGCTGCGCCCCAGCGTGGATGTGTTCTGGAATGCTTACGATGCCCAATATGCGGGTCTGCCGCTGAACTACCGCCAGTTTTCGGCCAATGCCAACCTGAACCAGAGTTTCCTGCTTCCTCATGGATTTTCGGCGGAAATCTCGGCCTTCTACAATTCACCCAGCGTGTACGGCCAGATGTTTTTCCGCAGCCAGGGGCAGGTAAGTGTAGGCTTGCAAAAAAATCTTATGAAAAAAACGGCCTCCCTGCGGCTCAATGTCAGCGACTTGTTTTACACGATGCGCAATGCCGGAACTACTAATTACGGAAACACCAATCTGTCATTTGTTTCGCGCTTCGAGAGCCGTGTGGCCCGGCTGACGTTCACCTACAACTTTGGCAACCGCAACCTGAAAGCCGCCCGGCAACGCCGTACCGGCGTTGAGGACGAGCAGGGGCGCATATAG
- a CDS encoding c-type cytochrome yields the protein MKKVLKFFGIFLGSVVLLIGLFCAYVAITGVPTYDKPNIPEISVEITPARVARGEVIANIQCMECHANNKNQLTGKYLGEVPAIFGKLYSKNITQDKVKGIGNWTDGELIYFLRTGIRRDGSYAPVMPQYPNVSDEDLKSVVAWLRSDRFPVQAVPEEPQSSDLSIVSKLLTHTVMKPLPYPQHMIAPPDSTDPIALGKYTADAVGDCFSCHSGDLVDQNKVHTERTKGYYGGGIEMTGEGGKPVVTANLTFDEETGIARKYSKEQFIKAVKMGVRPDGSILRYPMTPKLALSDQEVGAIYEYLKTVPKIKNDIKQKSTELEIAKK from the coding sequence ATGAAAAAAGTTTTGAAGTTTTTTGGAATCTTCCTCGGTAGCGTCGTTTTGCTGATCGGCTTGTTCTGTGCCTACGTGGCCATCACAGGGGTACCTACCTACGACAAGCCCAACATACCCGAGATTTCGGTTGAGATCACCCCGGCCCGCGTGGCCCGTGGGGAGGTGATCGCCAACATCCAGTGCATGGAATGCCATGCTAACAACAAGAATCAACTGACGGGCAAGTATCTTGGTGAAGTACCGGCCATTTTCGGAAAACTGTATTCCAAAAACATTACGCAGGACAAGGTAAAAGGGATCGGAAATTGGACGGATGGGGAGTTAATCTACTTCCTGCGGACAGGTATCCGGCGCGATGGCTCCTATGCGCCCGTAATGCCCCAGTATCCCAATGTTTCGGATGAGGATTTGAAATCAGTAGTAGCCTGGCTACGCTCCGATCGCTTTCCCGTACAGGCAGTCCCAGAAGAACCCCAGTCATCGGATCTCAGCATTGTATCCAAGCTACTGACCCATACGGTAATGAAGCCTCTGCCCTACCCGCAGCACATGATTGCTCCTCCCGATAGCACCGATCCCATAGCCTTGGGCAAATACACAGCCGATGCCGTAGGCGACTGCTTCAGCTGCCACTCCGGCGACTTAGTTGACCAGAACAAGGTACATACCGAACGCACCAAGGGGTACTATGGGGGTGGCATAGAGATGACAGGAGAAGGTGGCAAACCCGTCGTTACGGCGAACCTTACCTTCGACGAAGAAACGGGTATTGCCCGGAAGTATTCCAAAGAGCAGTTTATCAAGGCCGTAAAAATGGGCGTCCGGCCCGACGGCAGCATTCTGAGGTACCCCATGACTCCCAAGCTTGCTCTATCGGACCAGGAAGTTGGAGCAATCTATGAGTATCTGAAAACGGTACCGAAAATCAAGAACGATATCAAGCAGAAATCGACGGAGCTCGAGATTGCAAAAAAATGA